In the Emys orbicularis isolate rEmyOrb1 chromosome 3, rEmyOrb1.hap1, whole genome shotgun sequence genome, one interval contains:
- the ELOVL5 gene encoding very long chain fatty acid elongase 5: MESLDQTINSYLDVWLGPRDPRVKGWLLLDNYIPTFIFSVLYLLIVWIGPKYMQNKQPFSCRGILVVYNVGLTLLSLYMFYELVTGVWEGGYNFFCQDTHSGGEADMKIVRVLWWYYFSKLIEFMDTFFFILRKNHYQITVLHVYHHASMLNIWWFVMNWVPCGHSYFGATLNSFIHVLMYSYYGLSAIPAMRPYLWWKKYITQGQLIQFVLTIFQTSCGVVWPCAFPMGWLYFQISYMISLIILFTNFYIQTYKKKASSRRKEYQNGSTAAVNGYTNSFSSLENNVKQRKQRKD, translated from the exons ATGGAATCCCTGGATCAAACAATCAATAGCTACCTGGATGTCTGGCTCGGGCCAAGAG atCCCAGAGTAAAAGGATGGCTTCTTCTGGATAACTATATACCTACATTTATCTTCTCTGTCTTATACTTATTAATCGTATGGATAGGACCAAAGTACATGCAGAATAAACAACCATTCTCATGCCGGGGAATTCTAGTGGTCTATAACGTTGGACTTACGCTACTGTCACTTTATATGTTTTATGAG CTGGTTACAGGAGTATGGGAAGGAGGATACAATTTCTTCTGTCAGGACACACACAGTGGAGGTGAAGCTGATATGAAG ATTGTACGTGTCCTTTGGTGGTACTACTTCTCCAAACTCATCGAATTCATGGACACCTTCTTTTTCATTTTGCGAAAAAATCATTACCAGATCACTGTTCTTCATGTCTATCACCATGCATCCATGCTGAACATCTGGTGGTTTGTTATGAACTGGGTGCCTTGTGGTCACT CATACTTTGGTGCCACGCTTAACAGCTTTATCCATGTCCTGATGTACTCCTACTACGGATTGTCTGCTATTCCAGCTATGCGCCCGTATCTGTGGTGGAAGAAATACATCACTCAGGGGCAGCTG attCAGTTTGTCCTGACAATCTTCCAGACAAGCTGTGGTGTTGTTTGGCCATGTGCCTTCCCTATGGGATGGCTTTATTTCCAGATCTCCTATATGATTTCTTTGATTATCCTCTTCACAAATTTCTACATTCAG ACCTACAAAAAGAAGGCATCCTCCAGAAGGAAAGAATATCAGAATGGCTCTACAGCCGCTGTGAATGGGTAcacaaacagcttttcttccctCGAGAACAAtgtgaaacaaagaaaacaaagaaaggattGA